In the genome of Kitasatospora cineracea, one region contains:
- a CDS encoding STAS domain-containing protein — MDTALTVDRCPSPPGTVVLALHGDADRDTAPVLARALRRALAVRPAPEALVVDCSGLRLCTSSCLNHLLRARSTAAEAGTVFCLAAPSPALARLLAVTETDTVFDILPARPARPGPAVGGTTAAPAGPAHARARLLAAQAERRTADGDPVPEAAALFRATAARLADAVGPAAEQEQLPGIERLERLREALAALALGLARTHGRPAWILARAADVLSPALHWRALTDDGTTTFGTVVPTPDDLTDAERAVRALHDVLTREAAQHTAAAGIRPRSG, encoded by the coding sequence ATGGACACCGCCCTCACCGTCGACCGATGCCCCTCACCGCCGGGCACCGTGGTCCTCGCCCTGCACGGCGACGCCGACCGCGACACCGCGCCCGTCCTCGCCCGCGCCCTGCGCCGGGCCCTGGCCGTCCGCCCCGCCCCCGAGGCGCTCGTCGTCGACTGCTCCGGCCTGCGCCTGTGCACCTCGTCCTGCCTCAACCACCTGCTGCGCGCCCGCAGCACGGCGGCCGAGGCCGGCACCGTGTTCTGCCTCGCCGCGCCCAGCCCGGCGCTCGCCCGCCTGCTGGCGGTCACCGAGACCGACACCGTCTTCGACATCCTCCCGGCCCGTCCCGCCCGGCCGGGCCCGGCCGTCGGCGGGACGACCGCGGCCCCGGCCGGGCCCGCCCACGCGCGGGCCCGGCTCCTGGCCGCGCAGGCCGAGCGGCGGACGGCCGACGGCGACCCGGTGCCGGAGGCCGCGGCCCTGTTCCGCGCCACCGCCGCCCGCCTGGCCGACGCGGTGGGCCCGGCCGCGGAGCAGGAGCAGCTGCCGGGCATCGAACGGCTGGAGCGCCTGCGCGAGGCCCTCGCCGCCCTGGCCCTCGGCCTCGCCCGCACCCACGGCCGCCCGGCCTGGATCCTGGCCCGCGCCGCCGACGTGCTGTCGCCCGCCCTGCACTGGCGCGCCCTGACCGACGACGGCACCACCACCTTCGGCACCGTCGTCCCCACCCCCGACGACCTCACCGACGCCGAGCGGGCCGTCCGCGCCCTGCACGACGTCCTGACCCGCGAAGCCGCGCAGCACACCGCCGCCGCCGGGATCCGGCCCCGGAGCGGGTGA
- a CDS encoding ATP-binding protein, which translates to MESDVRYHWHFSLGAEGRGAVGPGMGCVRGVLARLPDGDGAAGDGGADGAGRRREDVLLVACELLANACDHTPGPTGLDVDLDGGRLTVAVTDAAVTRPVPRPWNPGQPHGHGLHVVERVSAEWGVSPFPGGKTVWAALPAP; encoded by the coding sequence GTGGAGAGCGACGTCCGGTACCACTGGCACTTCTCCCTCGGAGCCGAGGGGCGCGGGGCGGTGGGACCGGGGATGGGCTGCGTGCGCGGCGTGCTGGCCCGGCTGCCCGACGGCGACGGTGCTGCCGGGGACGGCGGCGCGGACGGGGCCGGGCGGCGGCGCGAGGACGTGCTGCTGGTGGCGTGCGAGCTGCTGGCCAACGCGTGCGACCACACCCCGGGCCCGACCGGCCTGGACGTCGACCTGGACGGCGGCCGGCTCACCGTCGCGGTCACCGACGCGGCCGTCACCCGGCCGGTGCCCCGGCCGTGGAACCCCGGGCAGCCGCACGGCCACGGCCTGCACGTCGTGGAACGGGTCTCCGCCGAGTGGGGCGTCTCGCCGTTCCCGGGCGGCAAGACCGTGTGGGCGGCCCTGCCGGCCCCCTGA
- a CDS encoding aminotransferase class I/II-fold pyridoxal phosphate-dependent enzyme, protein MPLDPQVQAIRAAREAGGHRQLYNYTVEEARAQDLAAILATAGTPEPVALVEDRSIPGPDGDLPIRIYRPRPAGTLPVLVYFFGGGWTLGTIDTSDAICRSLANAAGCAVVAVGYRLAPEHKFPAAVDDCHAAVDWIARHGAALGLDPDRLAVGGDSAGGNLAAGVTLRARDGGGPEIAAQLLVYPNTDYRSDTPSRRENNDPYFFNARSAQWYWDNYLADPEHGSDPLASPLRAADHGGLPPALVITAEYDPLRDEGEAYARKLAAAGVAAELTRYPGVVHGFFAMGGVLDAGRQALAQAAGFLRDALAAPEPAASVLAASEPAAHAPAVLDLAELHGSVSDPLLDAMNFLNEVTGRFPDALSFAPGRPYEGFFDVQQVTHWLTVYTDHLRKERGYTGRQVDTELFQYGRTSGLIQDLVARTIANDESIVVPPESVVVTVGCQEGMLIALRALCATPADVLLVSSPCYVGVTGAASLLGIPVVTVPEGPHGLDPAAVAEAARRVRSEGRRPRALYLVPDFANPSGTSLSHGARRDLLDVAEAEDLLLLEDNPYGFFSREGEPAATLKSMDTGRRVVYLGSFAKTAFPGARVGYVVADQEVRGADGRRTLLADELSKIKSMTTVNTPTLSQAVIGGLLIDSGFRLREANAGAIAFYRANLETLLAELERHFPAARRAELGIGWNRPAGGYFLTMTVPFTADQRALERSAREFGVLWTPMSSFYPDGSGTRLLRLSCSYLSTSEIEEGVRRLASFVASACATAAP, encoded by the coding sequence AGGCCCGCGCGCAGGACCTCGCGGCGATCCTGGCCACCGCCGGGACCCCGGAGCCGGTCGCCCTGGTGGAGGACCGGAGCATCCCCGGGCCGGACGGCGACCTGCCGATCCGGATCTACCGGCCGCGGCCCGCAGGGACGCTGCCCGTCCTGGTCTACTTCTTCGGCGGCGGCTGGACCCTCGGCACCATCGACACCTCCGACGCGATCTGCCGGTCGCTGGCCAACGCCGCCGGCTGCGCGGTGGTGGCCGTCGGGTACCGGCTCGCCCCCGAGCACAAGTTCCCCGCGGCCGTGGACGACTGCCACGCCGCCGTGGACTGGATCGCCCGGCACGGCGCCGCACTCGGACTCGACCCGGACCGCCTGGCCGTGGGCGGCGACAGCGCCGGCGGCAACCTCGCGGCCGGCGTCACCCTGCGCGCCAGGGACGGCGGCGGGCCGGAGATCGCCGCCCAGCTGCTCGTCTACCCCAACACCGACTACCGCTCCGACACCCCGTCCCGGCGCGAGAACAACGACCCGTACTTCTTCAACGCCCGCTCCGCGCAGTGGTACTGGGACAACTACCTGGCCGACCCCGAGCACGGCTCGGACCCGCTGGCCTCACCGCTGCGCGCCGCCGACCACGGCGGCCTGCCGCCCGCGCTGGTGATCACCGCCGAGTACGACCCGCTCCGGGACGAGGGCGAGGCGTACGCGCGGAAACTGGCCGCGGCCGGGGTCGCGGCCGAACTCACCCGCTACCCGGGCGTCGTGCACGGCTTCTTCGCCATGGGCGGCGTCCTCGACGCGGGCCGGCAGGCGCTCGCGCAGGCCGCCGGCTTCCTGCGCGACGCGCTCGCCGCGCCCGAGCCCGCCGCGTCCGTGCTTGCCGCCTCCGAGCCCGCCGCGCACGCCCCGGCGGTGCTGGACCTCGCGGAGCTGCACGGCTCGGTCTCCGACCCGCTGCTCGACGCGATGAACTTCCTCAACGAGGTGACCGGCCGCTTCCCCGACGCGCTCTCCTTCGCCCCGGGCCGGCCCTACGAGGGCTTCTTCGACGTCCAGCAGGTCACCCACTGGCTCACCGTCTACACCGACCACCTGCGCAAGGAGCGCGGCTACACCGGCCGGCAGGTCGACACCGAGCTCTTCCAGTACGGGCGCACCAGCGGCCTCATCCAGGACCTGGTCGCCCGGACCATCGCCAACGACGAGTCCATCGTGGTGCCGCCGGAGTCCGTCGTGGTCACCGTCGGGTGCCAGGAGGGCATGCTGATCGCCCTGCGCGCCCTGTGCGCCACCCCGGCGGACGTCCTGCTGGTCAGCTCCCCGTGCTACGTGGGCGTCACGGGCGCCGCGAGCCTGCTGGGCATCCCGGTGGTGACCGTCCCCGAGGGGCCGCACGGCCTCGACCCGGCCGCGGTCGCCGAGGCCGCCCGGCGGGTCCGGTCCGAGGGGCGGCGCCCGCGGGCGCTGTACCTGGTGCCCGACTTCGCCAACCCCTCCGGCACGAGCCTGTCCCACGGCGCGCGCCGGGACCTGCTCGACGTGGCCGAGGCGGAGGACCTGCTGCTCCTGGAGGACAACCCGTACGGCTTCTTCAGCCGGGAGGGCGAGCCGGCCGCGACGCTCAAGTCGATGGACACCGGCCGCCGGGTGGTCTACCTGGGGTCGTTCGCCAAGACCGCCTTCCCCGGCGCCCGGGTCGGCTACGTGGTGGCCGACCAGGAGGTGCGCGGCGCCGACGGCCGGCGGACGCTGCTGGCCGACGAACTGTCGAAGATCAAGAGCATGACCACGGTGAACACCCCGACGCTCAGCCAGGCGGTCATCGGCGGGCTGCTCATCGACAGCGGCTTCCGGCTGCGCGAGGCCAACGCCGGGGCCATCGCCTTCTACCGGGCCAACCTGGAGACCCTGCTGGCCGAGCTGGAGCGCCACTTCCCGGCCGCCCGCCGGGCGGAGCTGGGCATCGGCTGGAACCGGCCCGCCGGCGGCTACTTCCTCACCATGACGGTCCCGTTCACCGCCGACCAGCGGGCCCTGGAGCGCTCGGCCCGCGAGTTCGGGGTGCTCTGGACCCCGATGAGCTCCTTCTACCCGGACGGCTCCGGCACCCGCCTGCTCCGGCTGTCCTGCAGCTACCTGTCCACCTCCGAGATCGAGGAGGGCGTCCGCCGGCTCGCCTCCTTCGTGGCGTCGGCGTGCGCCACGGCCGCACCCTGA
- the fabI gene encoding enoyl-ACP reductase FabI gives MGTLLLGKRILVTGVITDASIAYHAARLAQEEGADVVLTGYGRLSLVERVADRLPKPAPVIELDVTDARQLAALPDRVREHLDGLDGVVHSIAFGPAAALGGNFLHTDWEDVATAVQVSAFSYKALATACLPLMQDGGSLVGIDFDATVAWPSYDWMGVSKAALEATSRYLARHLGGRGIRSNLVAAGPIRTMAAKSIPGFADFEAIWETRSPLPWDLRDPEPAARGVVALLSDWFPRTTGEIVHVDGGVHAMGA, from the coding sequence ATGGGCACTCTCCTGCTCGGCAAGAGGATCCTCGTCACCGGCGTCATCACCGACGCCTCGATCGCCTACCACGCCGCCCGGCTGGCCCAGGAGGAGGGCGCGGACGTCGTGCTGACCGGCTACGGGCGGCTCAGCCTGGTCGAACGCGTCGCCGACCGCCTCCCCAAGCCGGCCCCGGTGATCGAGCTGGACGTCACCGACGCCCGGCAGCTCGCCGCGCTCCCCGACCGGGTGCGCGAGCACCTGGACGGCCTGGACGGCGTCGTCCACTCCATCGCGTTCGGCCCGGCCGCGGCCCTGGGCGGGAACTTCCTGCACACCGACTGGGAGGACGTGGCGACCGCCGTCCAGGTCTCCGCGTTCTCCTACAAGGCGCTGGCGACGGCCTGCCTGCCGCTGATGCAGGACGGCGGTTCGCTGGTCGGGATCGACTTCGACGCCACCGTGGCCTGGCCCAGCTACGACTGGATGGGCGTGTCCAAGGCCGCGCTCGAGGCCACCTCCCGCTACCTGGCCCGCCACCTCGGGGGCCGCGGCATCCGCTCCAACCTGGTCGCGGCCGGCCCGATCCGCACGATGGCGGCCAAGTCGATCCCCGGCTTCGCCGACTTCGAGGCGATCTGGGAGACCCGCTCGCCGCTGCCCTGGGACCTGCGGGACCCGGAGCCCGCCGCGCGCGGCGTGGTGGCGCTGCTGTCCGACTGGTTCCCGCGGACCACCGGCGAGATCGTGCACGTCGACGGCGGCGTCCACGCCATGGGCGCCTGA
- a CDS encoding MATE family efflux transporter — protein sequence MSGATRTGPPGGTPPPGTAGTATAAAEIPEGEHSRLTRGPVLRAVLGFAAPLTLANLLQQTYLLADGAVLGHWVGVDALAAAGVVQPLYLLADGVFLGLTTGFAIRLAHHTGARSRRGPATVATALALAAALWAAVCFLVARTAGGALLRLTGARGAVLHDAQVLLSTLAYGFPAVFAVSAVFALLRGLGDSRAQMRLMIGSSLANLVLAWFYVVVLQLGVAGAALATVTAATGTAAAGLVLLRRRGELLPRRSPGWPGVRAEAAAALRLGLPGAVQQLLIALGIVALIRIVAPLGAPLLAAVTVVGRLEFFAGTAFLDLSGALTVFVAQNRGAGRPDRVRRAVRRTLPFALALALAVSLAVVLLRPVIAAAATTDPATRHLVELYVLITYPCFVLYAVTAVVHGALNGVGRTVVPLVCTLVSFVAVRLPLSYLLRVRHGAEGVMWAVDLGWVVGALYTAFAVRRHLRRRPAGPPALPGIPWRRVLAPVLCACAVLLATAGRYGYFRDELYWLAASRHLAAGYDDQPPLVPLIVRAETWFGGDSVQVVRIAPMLFAAATALMSVLCARELAGTDERRSHRAQQIAAVAVSASVLVLVEGHFFTTATSGLFFWSVAIWLVLRILRTGDRRLWYGFGAVLGVGMLNNDTIVMLPMSLLAAAPFTGHARLLCDRAPWLALLLALAVASPDLVWQAAHGWPQFTMAGHLSTWAKRFTALPLQLEAATVLSWLWLAGLRHTWQDPRYRILPAAYAVTLGIVVVSGGNFYYPMGWYPLLLGAGAARLAARWPTGRRRFAACAAAAAAVTLALGPPLLPVSAYRHLTAVNPFNADSLGWPRLARQVADLERRHPGATLLAVNYGEAGALAHYGPALGLPTPYADHNGYSRFGHPTGTSATTIAVGYTPESLAPYWRSCTVADRIDNGQGVPAIEQGLPILVCTGQKYSWEELWPLLKHYN from the coding sequence ATGAGCGGGGCCACCCGCACCGGCCCGCCCGGGGGCACCCCGCCCCCGGGCACCGCCGGCACCGCCACGGCCGCAGCCGAGATCCCGGAAGGAGAGCACTCCCGCCTCACCCGCGGCCCCGTCCTGCGCGCCGTCCTCGGCTTCGCCGCCCCCCTCACCCTCGCCAACCTCCTCCAGCAGACCTACCTGCTCGCCGACGGCGCCGTGCTCGGCCACTGGGTCGGCGTCGACGCGCTCGCCGCCGCCGGTGTCGTCCAGCCGCTCTACCTGCTCGCCGACGGCGTCTTCCTCGGCCTGACCACCGGCTTCGCCATCCGCCTCGCCCACCACACCGGCGCCCGCTCCCGGCGCGGCCCCGCCACCGTCGCCACCGCGCTGGCCCTGGCCGCCGCGCTCTGGGCGGCGGTGTGCTTCCTGGTCGCCCGCACCGCCGGCGGCGCCCTGCTGCGGCTGACCGGGGCCCGCGGCGCGGTGCTGCACGACGCGCAGGTGCTGCTGTCGACGCTGGCCTACGGCTTCCCCGCGGTCTTCGCGGTGTCCGCGGTCTTCGCCCTGCTGCGCGGCCTCGGCGACTCCCGGGCCCAGATGCGGCTGATGATCGGCAGCAGCCTCGCCAACCTGGTGCTGGCCTGGTTCTACGTGGTGGTGCTCCAGCTGGGCGTGGCCGGCGCGGCCCTGGCCACGGTCACCGCGGCCACCGGCACCGCGGCCGCCGGGCTGGTCCTGCTGCGCCGCCGGGGCGAGCTGCTGCCGCGCCGCTCCCCCGGGTGGCCGGGCGTGCGGGCCGAGGCGGCGGCCGCCCTGCGCCTGGGCCTGCCCGGCGCCGTCCAGCAACTGCTGATCGCGCTGGGCATCGTGGCGCTGATCCGGATCGTCGCCCCGCTCGGCGCGCCGCTGCTGGCGGCGGTCACCGTGGTGGGGCGGCTGGAGTTCTTCGCCGGAACCGCGTTCCTCGACCTGTCCGGGGCGCTCACCGTCTTCGTCGCCCAGAACCGCGGCGCCGGCCGCCCCGACCGGGTCCGCCGCGCCGTCCGCCGGACGCTGCCCTTCGCACTCGCGCTGGCGCTGGCCGTCAGCCTCGCCGTGGTGCTGCTGCGCCCCGTCATCGCCGCGGCCGCCACCACCGACCCCGCCACCCGGCACCTGGTGGAGCTCTACGTCCTGATCACCTACCCGTGCTTCGTGCTGTACGCCGTCACGGCCGTCGTGCACGGCGCGCTGAACGGCGTCGGCCGCACCGTCGTGCCGCTGGTGTGCACGCTGGTGTCGTTCGTCGCCGTCCGGCTGCCGCTGTCGTACCTGCTGCGGGTGCGGCACGGCGCCGAGGGCGTGATGTGGGCCGTCGACCTCGGCTGGGTGGTCGGCGCGCTGTACACCGCGTTCGCCGTCCGCCGCCACCTGCGCCGCCGCCCGGCCGGGCCGCCCGCGCTGCCCGGGATCCCCTGGAGGCGGGTGCTGGCCCCGGTGCTGTGCGCCTGCGCCGTCCTGCTGGCCACCGCCGGCCGCTACGGCTACTTCCGCGACGAGCTGTACTGGCTGGCCGCGAGCCGCCACCTCGCCGCCGGCTACGACGACCAGCCGCCGCTGGTGCCGCTGATCGTCCGCGCCGAGACCTGGTTCGGCGGCGACTCGGTGCAGGTCGTGCGGATCGCGCCGATGCTGTTCGCGGCCGCCACCGCCCTGATGTCGGTGCTGTGCGCCCGGGAGCTCGCCGGGACCGACGAGCGGCGCTCGCACCGCGCCCAGCAGATCGCCGCGGTCGCCGTCTCGGCCTCCGTGCTGGTGCTCGTCGAGGGGCACTTCTTCACCACCGCCACCTCCGGCCTGTTCTTCTGGTCGGTGGCGATCTGGCTGGTGCTGCGGATCCTGCGCACCGGCGACCGCCGCCTGTGGTACGGCTTCGGCGCGGTGCTGGGCGTCGGCATGCTCAACAACGACACCATCGTGATGCTGCCGATGTCGCTGCTGGCCGCCGCCCCGTTCACCGGCCACGCCCGGCTGCTGTGCGACCGCGCCCCGTGGCTGGCCCTGCTGCTGGCCCTCGCCGTCGCCTCGCCCGACCTCGTCTGGCAGGCGGCGCACGGCTGGCCCCAGTTCACGATGGCCGGCCACCTGTCCACCTGGGCCAAGCGGTTCACCGCCCTGCCCCTGCAACTGGAGGCCGCCACCGTGCTCAGCTGGCTGTGGCTGGCCGGCCTGCGGCACACCTGGCAGGACCCCCGCTACCGGATCCTGCCCGCCGCCTACGCGGTGACCCTCGGGATCGTGGTCGTCTCCGGCGGCAACTTCTACTACCCCATGGGCTGGTACCCGCTCCTGCTCGGCGCCGGGGCCGCCCGGCTCGCCGCCCGCTGGCCGACCGGCCGCCGCCGGTTCGCCGCCTGCGCGGCGGCCGCGGCCGCCGTCACCCTCGCGCTGGGCCCGCCCCTGCTCCCGGTGTCCGCCTACCGCCACCTGACCGCCGTGAACCCCTTCAACGCCGACTCCCTCGGCTGGCCCCGGCTCGCCCGGCAGGTCGCCGACCTGGAACGCCGGCACCCCGGCGCCACCCTGCTCGCCGTCAACTACGGCGAGGCCGGCGCCCTCGCCCACTACGGCCCCGCCCTCGGCCTGCCCACCCCCTACGCCGACCACAACGGCTACAGCCGCTTCGGCCACCCCACCGGCACCTCCGCCACCACCATCGCCGTCGGCTACACCCCCGAGTCCCTCGCCCCCTACTGGCGGAGCTGCACCGTCGCCGACCGCATCGACAACGGCCAGGGCGTCCCCGCCATCGAGCAGGGCCTCCCGATCCTGGTGTGCACCGGCCAGAAGTACTCCTGGGAGGAGCTCTGGCCGCTCCTCAAGCACTACAACTGA